The sequence below is a genomic window from Uranotaenia lowii strain MFRU-FL chromosome 2, ASM2978415v1, whole genome shotgun sequence.
ATTAacagaaaaaagcttatttaattcatatttcccAGAAATATCCCATTAACAATACCGTGAcatcctttgaaaattttgaatccttcAACAATTTGCTTCCGATCCCACTATGCATCGAGAATGCACCAGAAATCACTTAACCGGAACAAAACTTTGGTCTCAAACCGGATCAAGTTGAGTGATAAATGGAGGATCTGTGCTTCGGAAAACTTTGATTGCGGGTTTTTTGGGAAACCGTCATGATGCTTCTTTGAATTTTATCCCATTCCTCTCGGTTGATGACTAAATATTTAAGTTGAATGTGCTatgaaaaagtatattttttttcttgttaaaattctTTTACATTATTTTAGATTAAGCGGGATTAAATCTAAAACATACTTTAGGAAGGGCAAAGGATCGCTAGcgaaaccgaattcaaaagcTATCCCAAAACTAATTAACACCCGGAAGACGGCTGCCGACCCGGAGAGCACCCTCATGGGATAAAAGCCCTGAATGGGATGATGGTCTCCGGCTTCTGTGGAATCCAGAATTCAACGTAGGATTCCATTCACATCCACAAACAGGCACACACCCATCTAGCCGGGACGAAATATCCAGTGAACGGGAAAGAAAGataaattgtaaataaaattgaaaatcacgTAACGGAAAAGTTAATTATATAGATTAAATAAACGGTAACTTTGCGGTGGCATTCTACCAGCACCTACTGAATCCATTTCAGTGGATCTTCACACTAgcgatgcatttttttttacaagaatgTGCCTCCGTTTAAAGGCAGTCGGGTGTGTGAAGAATAAGGTAAGTTTGTGATCATCTTGCATTcttaaattcaaagtttaaagGAAAGTGGGGTGACCTAATTCcactattttattttcatcaagcCTTATTGGAAAAATAAGCAACTCGCCGTACATTGCAGTTTTTAAACCTAACGAGGAGGTTGCAGAATCTCAAACCCGCTTGGTGCGAACTCtttgcctgaaaaaaaaacgtgctcCAAAGATGACATGATTGGCTGTGCTAGCATTGACACAAAGCCAGACATACAAGCATTCAAGcgaaaccaaaatttcaaaaatgcccTACCGTACACTGTGCTTCTGACACTGAAATTCGTTCACTACCATAAGATTCATAGCATCAAGACCCAAATTTATATGTTTGTCAGGTCAAAAGCACTGTTAAAGAAAAGGTTAATATAACCAGTAATATTGTATTTATTAATGATCACCGGccattttaaggaaaatataCATATATCACCACCAAATGCGTAAAgtgtataaaataaattctgtgaaattatagatttttctgtgattttggcaactttgGTCAGAGGTGCTAAGTGTTCTGATAAATCaggagttgtcctgatttttgagaggccatcctaatttttttaattgtcctaAATTATCCTGATTATCGAAAAATGGTCTTCAGCTTAAAACTAATGATTAAGCATAAAAAAGCTATctttttaaagggtgatattcatcactattaatgagatTAATGCTCCGAACATTtcgacgcagcattaacagtgtTGAATATCACCCTGAGAAAAGTTACGCCATTTTTGGAGTctattcaataacttttttatcataagtcgaattgaaatgcaatcttcggatgaaatgtttgtcatagTCTAGgccattttcaaaagaaatcggccgaccaaagttattcatgaaaaaactgcattttcaagttcctcccaaacaaaatgtctcaaaatcccatacaaactttaagctcgttgagcgaccccctcccgtgatccgatttggcccaaatttggcatgagaccttgtactagtagactgagtcgatttggggtcattttcgaatttctcaaaccctggggtctcaaaagcttcattttggtccaaaactcatccatgattttttgcagaatttttaagtaatgtttacatgagtaaattgggacttttaggtttgtatgggaaaatttaatattttgtactgaaaaatcaacatcatttttgtttcttctgtggaaccgagcctgctaatggtttttgtgccaatttataaatttctaacaggaaattttccgctgaacaattttgtcgaagaccgtaaattcgtatcttattagacaaaaaagttattagctgtttaacaggggtatgtatTTTCGCAtggattaacaataaattcaattgacatcactgcttgtgccccgcgaagtattgcatgaaaagtagtcatgcaatacctcgcaaggcacacaacagtggtgtctattgaatttattgtttatcaatgccaaaagacatacctctgttgaacagctaataacttttttgtctaataaaatacgaatttacagtcttcgacaaagttgttcagcggaaaacttcatttaggaattttataaattggcacaaaaaccaccagttggctcggttgcacagaagaaacaaaaatgacgttGATttatcagtacaaaatattcaattttcccatacaaacctaaaagtccaaatttactcatgtaaacgttacttaaaaattctgcaaaaaatcatggatgagttttggaccaaaacgaagcttttgagaccccagggtttgagaaattcgaaaatgaccccaaatcgactcagtctattgtactaggcctagtatcaatttaagcctgcagcgcataacattttacaagcttgaaattttccatacaaatttggggcagtctgtAACGTGTAATGTTTCTAGTAGGGGGAGCTTGTCTAAATACTATCGgatacttttgaatttttttgcaatagaaaaaaaattacaacttattcatgtggtaagagaaataATTTTAGGTTTGTTTCCACACTCATTTttaaaagtgttgtctatggccggacactacgaattgcaatcgcacaaaaacgtagcaaaatgacttaAATCACTTACACAGGTCTGGTGAGTACGGATTTGTAATACTGAATATTCTTTAAAGCCTTACATaaaactttcatatttttttttttttgaaaaaccagaatgaaacattcgTCACGTTGTCTTTAATTGGACAGCAAAATTGAGAGTTTATCAGAGGACCAAACTATTTTGGTTTTTGAACCCTTttcttctgctaaccatttgagggtgctaaaaggatgaaaaaatgaaagtttcaagttgaaatcatgttttattttgatgattttattgTCCGGTTATAGACAACAATATGGTGTCCAGTCATAGACAAATCGCATCTTCttgaatttttccaatatttcgtttgaactgACGTTTAGTCATCTTATAACTACTGTAGTCGAAAGATTACCAACCAATGTTGGCGTTTTTGTGCAATTCATATTTTCAAtcccaaaaaactgctaagtaAAACAGAGAAAGATGAatttgacaatattttctgaaacatcgatagaggagaatctaaacaataatttttaaacttcgaCCCATAGTTTAGCCTGTTAATACATGAGTTCCGGAGAGGAGCAAGATTTGAGTTCAAGTCCTAGCAGGACACAAGGCTAATTTCTtcgcatgtttttaaaatcaatttttatcatatctagtccctgaaatttcaactaacACAGTTGGCTTCATTTTTCTACTAAACtataattttatgctaaaaCCGAACTCTCTAAAATATgcttttagagcaagttcactggtgttggaaaaaagtggtagaaatttcgacacttacggtacattttgaaaattttgccatgcaaaaacattttcaagatctgtggccttctagtttttttacaacacgtgttgtattttcgcatgctgtgatgcaaaaatagcaatatttctatcacatacggctgaaatagaaacagtgttgtaaaaaaatacaacgccccaagatcttaaaaacatttttgcatggtaaaattttcaaaatgtcaaaatttctaccactttttcccaacaccagtgaacttgctcttacggGTATGTTTTAactattagagcaagttcactggtgttgggaaaaagtggtagaaattttaacaatttgaatattttaccatgcaaaaatgtttccaagatctgggggcgttgtattttttcacaacactgcttctatttcagccgtatgtgatagaaatattgctatttttgcatcacagcatgcgaaaatacaacacgtgttgtaaaaaaactagaagtccacagatcttgaaaatgtttttgcatggggaaattttcaaaatgtgccgtaagtgtcaaaatttctaccactttttcccaacaccagtgaacttgctcttacggCCCATGCATGCCCTCGTTATAACGCGACAATCGTAGtatcccagacaaccatttgctgggtatttcgaatttgcaacgcaaatatacgtgcaaatatacgtgtaaacatatcgtatataatgtagcaaaaccagtatatacgtatcattttggaggccatataggtacattagcaaacatattcttgatttggattgtattaaattacgatttgcacgacttatCATGCGCaacatttacgactaccctgattctttttggaatatactatgacaatttacataatcatatagatgattgaggttgtaatatacgacatttttcgtaacaatatggaaagtttgacgacttatttggtcgtcttttgcgacttgagtgcagggctctcattttccgtcagttgaaaaaaaatattttttttttttgggattttaaaccaattggtttattcatccccaaaaaataatagaaataagattatttcaaagaaatgtgtttttgctgtcaaattcaagtttacatcgtacacatttattatttgactgattgctgatttttttcacgTTCATGAATTTACTGTTAgcgcctggacttgatcccctgacgattcgatcagcagctcatgatggttcctcgacgctatctggaatatataaattcaaggggattttcttcaaaggcattaaatcaaaagcaaatcgtatatttctataacctaaatcttttaaatcgtagaacacgtcatcgatgatctaaaaatagaccaacatttttaagcctcctttaatacgattccaatcatcgatgtcccattaccataaacgattttattgaacttttttgtattcttttacgattgccagtaaatacgttttacgaaaatttgacatgcgaattaatttgcaaaggtatacgattgcatgcacattattacgaatcaatgcagttatatacgttttttatttcgaattattttatgcatagcacgaccaAACTTctcaatcacggctgatcaccgtatatcggtcgttccacggattttttgcgaattgtcgtacacaaaggtcgagttcatatgtacataaatacttcttgtcgtaataaaatcatgcaatgcttttaaatatgataaagaatatgcatggaccgcacattgtaggagcagatatacgaaaatgagtataaataacattctatacgatgtaatctgcaaaagaaaatacgacttctggttgtctgggatgCTGAAAACagcatttatttttcttaacggccaaatttcattgaaagtgaacaaaaagttaaaatcaaaacctttttttgaacgTTAACTAAGCCCAAAAAGCGAGTCAGCCTTTGTTAAGAATAGCCTCTACAGATAGAGGATTTTTAGTATGCTGATCAATTTTGGAACACCGAATCCCTTCAGAGGAAACCTTATCAGGTAAGTAAGCAGATTTAATGATTCGGATAAGAATTGAAGATAAATATTCCTGCAGGAAAACCGGTATCACCTTTTCTGGCATCTCTGGGTCCAACTTTTCAGCCAAAGCATGAAGATGACCCTGACAAAATGCCCGAAACCTTGTCTCATTTGACCTTAAAGGCGACAGGTTTAGCGGATGCACCGGCACTTTGTAACCTGAAGAAGCTGTAGACTCTGCTGACATTGTTCAACCTGGATCAACAAATAAGGGGTACCGGTTTGGGGTTGTTCATCGTGGATACCCTAGAGAAGGCTGAGCAGAAGAACTCAGGAAGTACATGCATAATATTGCCCGACATTTAAAAaggttatgcgctgcaggcttaaattgattctaggcctagtacaaggtctcatgccaaatttgggccagattggatcacgggaaggggtcgcttaacgagcttaaaatttgtatgggatttttagacattttgttaggaaggaacatgaaaatccagtttttcatgaataactttggtcctctTCGaccaatttcttttgaaaatgggttttcttaaagcctgaactatgaaaactatttcatccgaagactggaTTTCGATTCTAGTTaagagcgaccccttcccgtgatccgatctggcccaaatttggcatgagaccttgtactaggcctaggatcaatttaagcctgcagcgaatgacatttcacaagcttgaaatttcccatacaaatttggggcagtctactgtGCAAACTGGTTTTCCAATAGAGATCACCCACGAAGATATTCCCGGCCACTGGACGACGGTGCGCCTCACTCTGCTGACGGTTGCGTCATTACTGGGCCAGATGTTCAAGCCATCTCAGAGATAATGTATGATATACCCACACATCCATTCGTGCGCAACACGGACACATGGAGATTCAGTTGAGCCAGATCAAGGAATTCCCTGGGAGATGGATCTCTTCGTTGAACAGGTAATTCTACAGCAGCTTCGCCTGAATGGAACTTCCACGGCTCCATCCGAAAATTCGCTGTACCGGCTCCTAAACTTGTAAATAAGGACATAAGATTTGAATTCTTGCTTATTAATTCttcatattcgaaaaaaagtcGCTATTTTATACGATTCTTCGATTCTACGCATCGGCGAGAAATCCGGAAAAAACTTTCCGTtgagaaaaatgcattaaacttaaagttaagtttaATGCATTCAACTTAACATAACCTCCCTGCACTTTTTGTCCGAGATGCGTACAAAAAAAGAGCCCAttgagttttttcaatttttaccatgTGTGATGCTTCGAAATCATCAACGCAGAACTTttcttttcgttttgtgcgcatTGACGTGACGTAATGATTGGAACaatgataaaatcaatctgcatcGAACGCGTTAAACTAGGAAGAAATCAGCAGAacgatttttttcgaagcaagTTTACGCACGTCTGGTCTTTATAccgaacaaaacaaataaatcaactCGGGCAGTTAATATGCACCATATAAGGGCACGTTACTAGTCGAAATCACATCAGTGAAGCAGGGAAAACTACCCTGGACGACAATGTTTGTCAAATACAAACACTCCCGAGCAATTTCAGTTCTATTCCTGCTGCAACTGAGTTCTGCAGAACAAAATCTTGGCCAACCAGCTAATCATAATGCTGTGCTCAAAAGTATCTATGGAGTAGATTCTGAGTGTCTACAATACCTGCAATACAACCATGTTTGTTCGGTGCGATGTCGAGGAATTGTAGCTGGATTCTGGAATGACTCTGGACGTTTTCCGTTAGAAACCGTTTGTCGATTTTATCGGCCTGATGCGGAGGACTACGATTTCTATAATCGGACCCAACGATGTTTGCAAACTGAGAGGGAGTATTCCACGGAGAAGAGCGTTTGCGCTAAGGCCAGCTGTTCAGTTCAGTGTTACAACGATCAGTATGGTCAGCTGGAACCGACTTGTCCAAGATACATTCCCACATCCTATCTCCGGTTGGTTCAACTTATGATGGATTGCATCAAGTTTCTCCAATTACCGAAAGCTGTATTGCAGAAGATCCTCCAAAACGGACCGATGTCTGCACCCGAGGGCCTTTGCGTAGTTCGCTGTTTCGGAATTCGTGCGGGTTGGTATCATGACTCGAGTGGACCCGATTTGGAACGCATTGCAGTTCAATGCGGGGGATACGAAAATGAAGTATCAGTCAACCGAAAATCTAAACAGTGCATAAGGCGATTGCAAGCCGACAATTCCTTGGACCAATGCCAGTTTGCAGCTCGCTCGATGATCGAATGTATTGAAGCCCCATTtgcattaattaaaattttagcaaatattCTGAAAGGTATTGCCGAATTGTTCAAAACCCTAGTCGAAAAACTAGAGGACATCAGTACTCAGAACGGTGGTTCGGTTTTAGGTGATACCGAGCTAGCAAAGTTTTCGAGCGACTTTGATGCGAGTGAGGCTGAAAATGCGGGGCCGATGTTTAGCATTGGGGGTCCTGAATAGTTACGTTAAGTTTTAAATTAGTAGCGGATCTGTGTTCTTCCTGAACGTTCTTTAGTTTTATTCAGTAAATAAACATTCTCGTGGAAAAGCTGAGGATTTGAGTGCGTTTTGTCTAAAATTGCGTTTTTGAATATTAGTTGGTGAGTGTCATACCTTCAAAACTCGATGACAAATGAATAACAGGAAGAAGGAGTTTTATGCAACATAAGCTTTTGTCAAACAATAATTCaacatattgaaaatatttaatttttgtcatttttgtcatttttgtcatttttgtcatttttgtcattcttatcatttttgtcatttttgtcatttttgtcatttttgtcatttttgtcatttttgtcatttttgtcatttttgtcatttttgtcatttttgtcatttttgtcatttttgtcatttttgtcatttttgtcatttttgtcatttttgtcatttttgtcatttttgtcatttttgtcatttttgtcatttttgtcatttttgtcatttttgtcatttttgtcatttttgtcatttttgtcatttttgtcatttttgtcatttttgtcatttttgtcatttttgtcatttttgtcatttttgtcatttttgtcatttttgtcatttttgtcatttttgtcatttttgtcatttttgtcatttttgtcatttttgtcatttttgtcatttttgtcatttttgtcatttttgtcatttttgtcatttttgtcatttttgtcatttttgtcatttttgtcatttttgtcatttttgtcatttttgtcatttttgtcatttttgtcatttttgtcatttttgtcatttttgtcatttttgtcatttttgtcatttttgtcatttttgtcatttttgtcatttttgtcatttttgtcatttttgtcatttttgtcatttttgtcatttttgtcatttttgtcatttttgtcatttttgtcatttttgtcatttttgtcatttttgtcatttttgtcatttttgtcatttttgtcatttttgtcatttttgtcatttttgtcatttttgtcatttttgtcatttttgtcatttttgtcatttttgtcatttttgtcatttttgtcatttttgtcatttttgtcatttttgtcatttttgtcatttttgtcatttttgtcatttttgtcatttttgtcatttttgtaatttttgtcatttttgtcatttttgtcatttttgtcatttttgtcatttttgtcatttttgtcatttttgtcatttttgtcatttttgtcatttttgtcatttttgtcatttttgtcatttttgtcatttttgtcatttttgtcatttttgtcatttttgtcatttttgtcatttttgtcatttttgtcatttttgtcatttttgtcatttttgtcatttttgtcatttttgtcatttttgtcatttttgtcatttttgtcatttttgtcatttttgtcatttttgtcatttttgtcatttttgtcatttttgtcatttttgtcatttttgtcatttttgtcatttttgtcatttttgtcatttttgtcatttttgtcatttttgtcatttttgtcatttttgtcatttttgtcatttttgtcatttttgtcatttttgtcatttttgtcatttttgtcatttttgtcatttttgtcatttttgtcatttttgtcatttttgtcatttttgtcatttttgtcatttttgtcatttttgtcatttttgtcatttttgtcatttttgtcatttttgtcatttttgtcatttttgtcatttttgtcatttttgtcatttttgtcatttttgtcatttttgtcatttttatcatttttatcatttttatcatttttatcatttttgtcatttttgtcatttttgttatttttgtcatttttgtcatttttgtcatttttgtcatttttgtcatttttgtcatttttgtcatttttgtcatttttgtcatttttgttatttttgtcatttttgtcatttttgtcatttttgtcatttttgtcatttttgtcatttttgtcatttttgtcatttttgtcatttttgtcatttttgtcatttttgtcatttttgtcatttttgtcatttttgtcatttttgtcatttttgtcatttttgtcatttttgtcatttttgtcatttttgtcatttttgtcatttttgtcatttttgtcatttttgtcatttttgtcatttttgtcatttttgtcatttttgtcatttttgtcatttttgtcattttttgtcatttttgtcatttttgtcatttttgtcatttttgtcatttttgtcatttttgtcatttttgtcatttttgtcatttttgtcatttttgtcatttttgtcatttttgtcatttttgtcatttttgtcatttttgtcatttttgtcatttttgtcatttttgtcatttttgtcatttttgtcatttttgtcatttttgtcatttttgtcatttttgtcatttttgtcatttttgtcatttttgtcatttttgtcatttttgtcatttttgtcatttttgtcatttttgtcatttttgtcatttttgtcatttttgtcatttttgtcatttttgtcatttttgtcatttttgtcatttttgtcatttttgtcatttttgtcatttttgtcatttttgtcatttttgtcatttttgtcatttttgtcatttttgtcatttttgtcatttttgtcatttttgtcatttttgtcatttttgtcatttttgtcatttttgtcatttttgtcatttttgtcatttttgtcatttttgtcatttttgtcatttttgtcatttttgtcatttttgtcatttttgtcatttttgtcatttttgtcatttttgtcatttttgtcatttttgtcatttttgtcatttttgtcatttttgtcatttttgtcatttttgtcatttttgtcatttttgtcatttttgtcatttttgtcatttttgtcatttttgtcatttttgtcatttttgtcatttttgtcatttttgtcatttttgtcatttttgtcatttttgtcatttttgtcatttttgtcatttttgtcattttgtcatttttgtcatttttgtcatttttgtcatttttgtcatttttgtcatttttgtcatttttgtcatttttgtcatttttgtcatttttgtcatttttgtcatttttgtcatttttgtcatttttgtcatttttgtcatttttgtcatttttgtcatttttgtcatttttgtcatttttgtcatttttgtcatttttgtcatttttgtcatttttgtcatttttgtcatttttgtcatttttgtcatttttgtcatttttgtcatttttgtcatttttgtcatttttgtcaatgttgtcaatgttgtcaatgttgtcaatgttgtcaatgttgtcaatgttgtcaatgttgtcaatgttgtcaatgttgtcatttttgtcatttttgtcatttttgtcatttttgtcatttttgtcatttttgtcatttttgtcatttttgtcatttttgtcatttttgtcatttttgtcatttttgtcatttttgtcatttttgtcatttttgtcatttttgtcatttttgtcatttttgtcatttttgtcatttttgtcatttttgtcatttttgtcatttttgtcatttttgtcatttttgtcatttttgtcatttttgtcatttttgtcatttttgtcatttttgtcatttttgtcatttttgtcatttttgtcatttttgtcatttttgtcatttttgtcatttttgtcatttttgtcatttttgtcatttttgtcatttttgtcatttttgtcatttttgtcattttgtcatttttgtcatttttgtcatttttgtcatttttgtcatttttgtcatttttgtcatttttgtcatttttgtcatttttgtcatttttgtcatttttgtcatttttgtcatttttgtcatttttgtcatttttgtcatttttgtcatttttgtcatttttgtcatttttgtcatttttgtcatttttgtcatttttgtcatttttgtcatttttgtcatttttgtcatttttgtcatttttgtcatttttgtcatttttgtcatttttgtcatttttgtcatttttgtcatttttgtcatttttgtcatttttgtcatttttgtcatttttgtcatttttgtcatttttgtcatttttgtcatttttgtcatttttgtcatttttgtcatttttgtcatttttgtcatttttgtcatttttgtcatttttgtcatttttgtcatttttgtcatttttgtcatttttgtcatttttgtcatttttgtcatttttgtcatttttgtcatttttgtcatttttgtcatttttgtcatttttgtcatttttgtcattttgtcatttttgtcatttttgtcatttgtcattttgtcatttttgtcatttttgtcatttttgtcatttttgtcatttttgtcatttttgtcatttttgtcatttttgtcatttttgtcatttttgtcatttttgtcatttttgtcatttttgtcattttgtcatttttgtcatttttgtcatttttgtcatttttgtcatttttgtcatttttgtcatttttgtcatttttgtcatttttgtcatttttgtcatttttgtcatttttgtcatttttgtcatttttgtcattttgtcatttttgtcatttttgtcatttttgtcatttttgtcatttttgtcatttttgtcatttttgtcatttttgtcatttttgtcatttttgtcatttttgtcatttttgtcatttttgtcatttttgtcatttttgtcatttttgtcatttttgttttgtcatttttgtcatttttgtcatttttgtcatttttgtcattttgtcatttttgtcatttttgtcatttttgtcatttttgtcatttttgtcatttttgtcatttttgtcatttttgtcatttttgtcatttttgtcatttttgtcatttttgtcatttttgtcatttttgtcatttttgtcatttttgtcatttttgtcatttttgtcatttttgtcatttttgtcatttttgtcattttgtcatttttgtcatttttgtcatttttgtcatttttgtcattttt
It includes:
- the LOC129743347 gene encoding general odorant-binding protein 45-like; this translates as MFVKYKHSRAISVLFLLQLSSAEQNLGQPANHNAVLKSIYGVDSECLQYLQYNHVCSVRCRGIVAGFWNDSGRFPLETVCRFYRPDAEDYDFYNRTQRCLQTEREYSTEKSVCAKASCSVQCYNDQYGQLEPTCPRYIPTSYLRLVQLMMDCIKFLQLPKAVLQKILQNGPMSAPEGLCVVRCFGIRAGWYHDSSGPDLERIAVQCGGYENEVSVNRKSKQCIRRLQADNSLDQCQFAARSMIECIEAPFALIKILANILKGIAELFKTLVEKLEDISTQNGGSVLGDTELAKFSSDFDASEAENAGPMFSIGGPE